The following are encoded together in the Coregonus clupeaformis isolate EN_2021a chromosome 24, ASM2061545v1, whole genome shotgun sequence genome:
- the LOC121537522 gene encoding high mobility group protein HMG-I/HMG-Y isoform X1, translating into MSDKGTISTKEGAEKRGRGRPRKQPPVKSGSDEPSGSPTPKRPRGRPKGSKNKGKKTPAASTAGMKRRGRPKKEEKEEQAAKESSSEEGEEEEEDQ; encoded by the exons ATGAGTGATAAGGGCACCATCTCAACAAAAGAGGGAGCAGAGAAGAGGGGACGTGGAAGACCAAGGAAACAGCCACCGGTGAAAAGTGGTTCTGAT GAGCCCAGTGGGTCCCCTACCCCAAAGAGGCCCAGGGGAAGGCCAAAAGGCAGCAAGAACAAGGGCAAG AAGACACCAGCAGCCTCAACTGCAGGGATGAAACGCAGGGGAAGACCTAAGAAGGAG GAAAAGGAGGAACAGGCAGCCAAGGAATCATCATctgaagaaggagaggaggaggaggaagaccagTAA
- the LOC121537522 gene encoding high mobility group protein HMG-I/HMG-Y isoform X2, whose protein sequence is MSDKGTISTKEGAEKRGRGRPRKQPPVKSGSDEPSGSPTPKRPRGRPKGSKNKGKKTPAASTAGMKRRGRPKKEIVLMRN, encoded by the exons ATGAGTGATAAGGGCACCATCTCAACAAAAGAGGGAGCAGAGAAGAGGGGACGTGGAAGACCAAGGAAACAGCCACCGGTGAAAAGTGGTTCTGAT GAGCCCAGTGGGTCCCCTACCCCAAAGAGGCCCAGGGGAAGGCCAAAAGGCAGCAAGAACAAGGGCAAG AAGACACCAGCAGCCTCAACTGCAGGGATGAAACGCAGGGGAAGACCTAAGAAGGAG ATAGTTCTGATGAGGAATTGA